A stretch of DNA from Myxococcota bacterium:
TCACTTGAGAAGGCCCCAAGCCCAAGTGCAGCAGGTGGTGGTGGATATGTCCCCGGTCTGCTGAAAAAATAGGTCTTCCTGACAGATACCGACGCACAATCGATAGCACCAACTCAAATATGGGCAACCAGACAATCCAAACGGCCGGTACCAGTTCAAAACGCCCTGCATTTCCAAATCTCTGAAGGCAAAAAAAAGCCAGCATAAACCCTAAGAAATAGCTACCGCCATCTCCCATAAAGATTGATGCCGGCGAGTAGTTATAAACCAAAAACCCCACCACCGACGCCATCAGTATCGCAATCCTCATATCAAGTGTCACAGCAAACAGTAGGCCTAGGCTGACCAAAACCACCCCAGCACATAGTCCATCCACCCCATCGATCAGATTAACCGCGTTCATGCAAAGCATAAACCAAAAGGCGATGAGCAAAGGTCCGACAATTCCCACAGACCAAAGACCAAAAAACCCAAGATCCAACATCAAGATCGGTGGCAGCATACAGGCCATCATCAGCCCAATCACCGCCTGCCAAAATAGCTTCGTCCGGTAAGACACGCTTTTTATATCATCCAACACACCTAGAATAAAAGCCGCGCCGCCGCCTGCCGCGCAAGGCAAGCTCCAGCTTGCCACTGCCAAGAAACTTAAAGCAATGCCCACCCC
This window harbors:
- a CDS encoding MraY family glycosyltransferase; translated protein: MSCVCAFLLSCFLVHWIKKFALQWGLFDQPSHRKVHQIPVPRLGGVGIALSFLAVASWSLPCAAGGGAAFILGVLDDIKSVSYRTKLFWQAVIGLMMACMLPPILMLDLGFFGLWSVGIVGPLLIAFWFMLCMNAVNLIDGVDGLCAGVVLVSLGLLFAVTLDMRIAILMASVVGFLVYNYSPASIFMGDGGSYFLGFMLAFFCLQRFGNAGRFELVPAVWIVWLPIFELVLSIVRRYLSGRPIFSADRGHIHHHLLHLGLGPSQVMWLMMTVQLGPGTIGVLLLWIYRKCYRGTTVRSVIFHTPPERTSL